One part of the Mariniblastus fucicola genome encodes these proteins:
- a CDS encoding M20/M25/M40 family metallo-hydrolase — protein MFHPKRSLLSDLFACGGLVVAATCFGNAAVAQAVADAPQKAQVQQSGNSLSRVTYDIEYLASDELGGRKPGTPEMKLSEDHIIKAYREAGLVDPTDTGKYFQTFEVGSKKFVAEGSASLTLTGPNGEEITLEPSEQYSLLLGRNDFDVNAGLAFVGYGVSAESELNFDEYADMDVKGKVVVMIRREPQQKLAESVFDGQELSDWAYIATKARAARKAGAKAILLVNDGVTVEEEGDTLIPSDRFGQDNGSVPFMHIKRADFDEMLTQTPILTASGKKLNTIAEVEAQLDKELEPLSQTMKGWKVATKGKFKTGGIETSNIIGVIEGEGPNAHETIVVGAHYDHLGDGAYGSRARGNQRGLIHNGADDNATGTAAVMELARRFAARDKKPGRRIVFICFTAEEMGLLGARHYVENPTFPLEDTVAMINFDMIGWLRDDELTLYGWNTSAQFDKLFEAANTDFNLTLKKPEAGFGGSDHLPFNDKKIPNTFIHTGLTDTYHTPDDDFATIDCEGAVKVIDYTEAFMDQLCNTPKRPSYSYTGPFRLGINVATNEDEQLSITTVATKSIAQLAGLKADDVILKWGDEELKNRRDLRRVIRRDKGSTVTVKVRRGDEEVMINVKLVRPGEEDEA, from the coding sequence ATGTTTCATCCGAAACGTTCCCTTCTTTCTGACCTGTTCGCATGCGGCGGACTTGTGGTTGCCGCAACCTGTTTTGGAAACGCTGCTGTCGCACAGGCCGTTGCGGATGCTCCGCAGAAAGCCCAAGTTCAACAGTCGGGAAATTCGCTTAGCCGAGTCACCTACGATATCGAATATCTGGCATCTGATGAGCTTGGCGGACGCAAGCCTGGCACGCCGGAAATGAAACTTTCCGAAGATCACATCATCAAGGCCTACCGCGAAGCAGGGCTGGTCGATCCGACGGACACAGGAAAGTACTTTCAAACTTTCGAAGTCGGCAGCAAGAAATTTGTTGCCGAAGGTTCGGCTTCGTTGACACTGACAGGCCCCAATGGCGAGGAGATCACGCTGGAACCAAGCGAACAGTATTCTTTGCTGCTGGGTCGAAATGACTTCGATGTCAACGCCGGCCTGGCGTTCGTTGGCTATGGAGTCAGCGCCGAAAGCGAACTAAATTTCGACGAGTACGCGGACATGGACGTCAAAGGAAAAGTCGTCGTCATGATCCGCCGCGAGCCTCAACAGAAACTTGCCGAAAGCGTGTTCGATGGACAGGAGTTGTCTGATTGGGCGTACATTGCAACGAAAGCACGTGCCGCCAGAAAAGCCGGCGCCAAAGCAATCTTGCTGGTCAACGACGGCGTAACGGTTGAGGAAGAAGGCGACACTTTGATTCCTTCGGACAGATTCGGCCAGGACAATGGTTCGGTTCCGTTCATGCACATCAAACGTGCGGACTTTGATGAGATGCTAACCCAGACTCCGATCCTGACGGCATCTGGCAAGAAGCTGAATACGATCGCGGAAGTCGAAGCTCAACTCGACAAAGAGCTTGAGCCTCTCTCCCAGACCATGAAGGGCTGGAAAGTCGCGACGAAGGGCAAGTTCAAGACTGGTGGAATCGAAACGTCAAATATTATCGGCGTCATCGAAGGCGAAGGCCCGAACGCTCACGAAACGATCGTCGTTGGAGCTCACTACGATCACCTTGGCGATGGTGCCTACGGATCGCGCGCTCGCGGAAACCAGCGTGGCTTGATTCACAATGGCGCCGACGACAACGCGACCGGAACGGCTGCCGTGATGGAGCTTGCGAGGCGTTTTGCGGCTCGTGACAAAAAACCCGGTCGACGAATCGTGTTCATTTGCTTCACCGCCGAAGAGATGGGTTTGCTTGGTGCCCGTCACTACGTTGAAAATCCAACGTTCCCGCTCGAGGACACCGTGGCGATGATCAACTTCGACATGATCGGTTGGTTGCGTGACGATGAATTGACGCTGTACGGCTGGAATACTTCGGCACAGTTCGACAAACTTTTCGAAGCCGCGAACACGGACTTCAACCTGACGCTGAAGAAACCGGAAGCTGGTTTTGGGGGTAGCGATCACCTTCCGTTCAACGACAAGAAGATCCCCAACACATTTATCCACACTGGTTTGACGGACACGTATCACACACCGGACGATGATTTCGCGACGATCGATTGCGAAGGTGCCGTGAAAGTGATCGACTACACCGAAGCGTTCATGGACCAACTTTGTAATACACCGAAGCGTCCGTCGTATTCCTATACGGGCCCGTTTCGCTTGGGCATCAATGTTGCGACCAACGAAGATGAACAACTCTCGATCACAACAGTCGCAACCAAGTCAATCGCACAGCTTGCTGGACTTAAAGCCGACGATGTGATTTTAAAGTGGGGCGACGAAGAGCTGAAAAACCGTCGTGACCTTCGCCGCGTCATCCGTCGCGATAAAGGCTCGACCGTGACGGTGAAAGTGCGACGCGGAGACGAGGAAGTCATGATCAATGTGAAACTGGTTCGTCCTGGCGAAGAAGACGAAGCCTAG
- a CDS encoding alpha-ketoacid dehydrogenase subunit alpha/beta has product MAYDPVEMLKLMYLSREGDRREGVLHRQSKGWFQVAGMGHETLAVVAKAMKEGDYLFPYYRDRAMVLARGITNAQLATAYFAKAGSSSKGRQMPGHYSDRSKNVWSVPTPTGANALPGCGVAWAMQLEGKPNLVVATVGDAASRQGEFYEAVSFAVERNLPIVFIVEDNNYGISTNTEKFNPFKLGIFNDNLVKHVDARHPDHLHEFMVPILEQARSGNGPSVVVCEIDRLCSHTSSDDHRVYRPKDEIEEMFDRDPIDIYSRELIESAKLTQEEWDSIREEINQQVDQEYIAAENEPDPTEAELFDDLFAAEEPQAVVPPLEGNKTWRMVDAINHIFKQRLASNDQTIFFGEDIEAPKGGVFGMTNDLSHDYPTRAFNSPLAEATIAGVGIGMASYGMRPVFEIQFIDFSGPAMNQIGQNLGTLRWRTGGEWKCPMVMYAPYGAYLPGGSLWHSQANESIFAHLPGIRVVVPGTPEDAAGLMWTAMHADDPTMFLVPKHLFRQQMKVEEVVAVPFGSARVRQEGEDVTIVTWGNCIEQAFEAAKRMDEECSCEIIDLRSIQPWDRDTILESVEKTGRLVVIQEDGRSCSVGQMIITDLLADEEGFYHFVSPPQLVSKPDIHIGYNPIYEYAALPDVDDVVAAIDLTLRE; this is encoded by the coding sequence GTGGCGTACGACCCAGTTGAGATGCTGAAACTGATGTACCTCAGTCGCGAGGGAGACCGTCGCGAAGGTGTGCTCCACCGGCAAAGCAAAGGCTGGTTTCAAGTTGCCGGCATGGGCCATGAAACGCTGGCCGTGGTCGCCAAAGCCATGAAAGAAGGCGACTATCTGTTTCCCTACTATCGCGACCGCGCCATGGTGCTTGCTCGCGGCATAACCAACGCGCAACTGGCAACGGCCTACTTCGCGAAAGCAGGTTCGTCGAGCAAAGGCCGCCAGATGCCCGGCCATTACTCGGACCGATCCAAAAACGTATGGAGCGTTCCGACGCCGACCGGAGCCAATGCACTTCCCGGTTGCGGTGTTGCGTGGGCGATGCAGCTGGAAGGAAAGCCAAACCTCGTCGTGGCGACCGTGGGGGATGCTGCGTCCCGGCAAGGTGAATTCTACGAAGCCGTCAGTTTTGCGGTCGAGCGGAATTTGCCAATCGTGTTCATCGTCGAAGACAATAACTACGGAATCAGCACCAATACCGAGAAATTTAACCCGTTCAAGCTGGGGATTTTCAATGACAATCTCGTGAAGCACGTCGATGCCCGCCATCCCGATCACTTGCACGAGTTCATGGTCCCGATACTTGAACAGGCTCGCAGTGGAAACGGGCCATCGGTCGTTGTTTGCGAGATCGACCGGCTTTGTTCGCACACCAGTAGCGACGACCACCGAGTCTATCGTCCCAAGGACGAGATCGAAGAGATGTTCGACCGCGACCCGATCGACATCTACTCTCGCGAGTTGATCGAGTCGGCAAAGCTGACTCAGGAAGAATGGGACTCGATTCGCGAAGAAATCAATCAGCAAGTCGATCAGGAGTACATCGCGGCTGAAAACGAACCTGATCCGACGGAAGCCGAACTGTTTGACGACCTGTTTGCGGCAGAAGAGCCTCAGGCCGTCGTTCCGCCGCTCGAAGGCAACAAAACGTGGCGGATGGTTGACGCGATCAATCACATTTTCAAACAGCGGCTCGCCAGCAACGATCAAACGATCTTTTTTGGCGAAGACATCGAAGCTCCCAAGGGCGGCGTGTTCGGGATGACCAACGACCTCTCGCACGACTATCCGACGCGGGCGTTTAATTCGCCGCTGGCCGAAGCCACAATTGCAGGCGTCGGGATCGGAATGGCCAGCTACGGCATGCGACCGGTGTTTGAGATTCAGTTTATTGACTTTTCCGGGCCGGCGATGAACCAGATCGGCCAGAACCTTGGGACGCTGCGCTGGCGAACGGGAGGTGAGTGGAAATGTCCGATGGTCATGTATGCTCCTTACGGTGCCTACTTGCCAGGCGGATCGCTGTGGCACTCGCAAGCGAACGAGTCCATTTTTGCTCACTTGCCAGGGATTCGGGTCGTCGTGCCGGGAACTCCAGAAGACGCGGCCGGGCTGATGTGGACGGCCATGCACGCGGACGATCCAACAATGTTTCTGGTGCCAAAACATCTGTTCCGGCAGCAAATGAAAGTCGAAGAAGTCGTCGCGGTTCCGTTCGGTTCGGCACGTGTTCGGCAGGAAGGTGAAGACGTAACGATCGTCACCTGGGGCAACTGTATTGAGCAGGCTTTCGAGGCCGCCAAACGTATGGACGAAGAGTGCAGTTGCGAGATCATCGACTTGCGCAGCATCCAGCCCTGGGATCGCGACACGATTCTTGAGTCCGTGGAGAAAACGGGTCGCCTGGTGGTGATTCAGGAAGACGGCCGTTCGTGTAGTGTCGGACAAATGATCATTACGGATTTATTGGCCGACGAAGAGGGCTTCTATCATTTCGTCAGCCCGCCGCAGTTGGTTTCAAAGCCTGACATCCATATCGGCTACAATCCGATCTACGAGTACGCAGCATTGCCAGATGTGGACGACGTGGTGGCCGCGATCGATCTCACGCTGCGTGAATAG
- a CDS encoding putative zinc-binding metallopeptidase, which yields MSRQTKASKKGRLASDWQRIDSNAASVEAPSWARLKDDQLLDLQINDLGVSLDDNPHLVQMRDQLYSELSSRNLQIKPHVWLSDEWFVPDGIPGIAIPFYMASPRLMRLERKQMLEVEGGSKPWCMRILRHEAGHAIDIAFRLHRRKRYREVFGRYNDPYPEYYRPKPRSKNYVQHLEPWYAQSHPAEDFAETFAVWLQSKSKRQWQQKYQGWKALEKITYVDQLMHDIANKKPPVKSRVKVDPVHKLKHTLRAHYEERHARYDINYPTSFDQDLKKLFTQPAKTRRNKTAAAFLERNRQKFCRQVGQWTGEYQYNINQVIRVMIDRCRSMDLRVPADNRELERDTLLMLTVHTMNYLYRGNHRVAL from the coding sequence ATGTCAAGGCAGACGAAAGCTTCAAAGAAAGGTCGACTTGCGAGCGACTGGCAACGCATCGATTCGAACGCTGCTTCCGTCGAAGCGCCATCTTGGGCTCGGCTGAAAGACGATCAGCTTCTTGATCTGCAAATTAATGACTTGGGCGTCAGTCTCGACGACAATCCGCATCTGGTTCAGATGCGGGATCAACTCTACAGCGAGCTGTCCAGTCGCAACTTGCAGATCAAGCCTCACGTCTGGTTGAGCGACGAGTGGTTTGTTCCTGACGGCATTCCGGGCATTGCGATCCCTTTTTACATGGCCAGCCCGAGGCTGATGCGACTTGAACGAAAGCAAATGCTGGAAGTCGAAGGCGGATCGAAGCCCTGGTGCATGAGGATTCTGCGACACGAAGCCGGTCACGCGATCGACATCGCGTTTCGACTGCATCGCCGCAAACGATACCGAGAGGTCTTCGGCCGGTACAACGATCCTTACCCCGAATACTATCGCCCCAAGCCACGTAGCAAGAATTACGTTCAGCACCTGGAACCGTGGTACGCGCAGTCTCATCCTGCGGAAGATTTTGCAGAGACGTTTGCCGTTTGGCTGCAGTCGAAATCGAAACGACAGTGGCAGCAGAAGTATCAGGGCTGGAAGGCTTTGGAGAAGATAACTTACGTCGACCAGTTGATGCATGATATCGCCAACAAGAAACCTCCGGTGAAGTCGCGTGTTAAAGTTGATCCGGTCCACAAACTGAAACACACTTTGCGGGCTCACTATGAAGAACGGCACGCACGTTATGACATAAACTATCCAACGTCGTTCGACCAGGATTTGAAAAAGCTCTTTACCCAGCCTGCCAAAACTCGCCGAAATAAAACAGCAGCCGCCTTTCTGGAGCGAAATCGTCAGAAATTCTGCCGTCAGGTCGGGCAATGGACTGGAGAATATCAGTACAATATCAATCAGGTGATCCGCGTGATGATTGATCGCTGTCGGTCAATGGATTTGCGTGTTCCGGCTGACAATCGAGAACTCGAACGCGACACGCTGTTGATGTTGACCGTTCATACGATGAACTATCTGTATCGCGGCAATCACCGCGTCGCGCTGTAG
- a CDS encoding TatD family hydrolase, whose protein sequence is MPLFDTHAHLDSEQIHPHLDEILKKVDEEAMRITAIGTDPKSSHRCLELAKSHDNIFAAAGLHPNYCAKFEDSHWQAILEIVDHPKVVAIGETGLDKYWDDCPFDVQQKWFERHVDLSFRKNKPLVIHTRECEIEMIETLERLARDNRIIGIMHSFVGSEDTAKRCLDLGMYISFAGMVTFKKSAALREVAKTIPDDRILIETDSPYLSPHPLRSKRPNVPMYVEHTANCLAEVRGVSVEELVTQTFANANRVFNLEDTQK, encoded by the coding sequence ATGCCACTTTTCGACACGCATGCACACCTTGATAGCGAGCAAATCCATCCGCACCTCGATGAAATCCTCAAAAAAGTGGACGAAGAGGCGATGCGGATCACGGCGATTGGAACCGATCCTAAGTCGAGCCATCGCTGCCTGGAGCTGGCCAAGTCTCACGACAACATTTTCGCAGCGGCCGGACTGCACCCGAACTACTGTGCGAAGTTCGAGGATTCACATTGGCAAGCGATTCTGGAAATCGTTGACCATCCGAAAGTTGTGGCGATCGGTGAAACAGGATTGGACAAGTATTGGGACGACTGTCCTTTCGATGTGCAACAGAAGTGGTTTGAACGTCACGTCGATCTGAGCTTCAGGAAAAACAAACCGCTCGTGATCCACACTCGTGAGTGCGAAATCGAGATGATCGAGACGCTGGAACGACTGGCTCGTGACAACCGAATCATCGGCATCATGCATTCTTTCGTGGGATCTGAAGATACGGCAAAACGATGTTTGGATTTGGGCATGTACATTAGCTTTGCCGGCATGGTGACTTTCAAGAAGTCCGCGGCGTTGCGCGAAGTCGCCAAAACAATTCCTGACGACCGAATTTTGATCGAGACCGACAGTCCATATCTCTCGCCGCATCCATTGCGAAGCAAGCGTCCGAATGTGCCGATGTACGTTGAGCATACTGCCAACTGCCTGGCTGAAGTCCGTGGCGTTTCGGTGGAAGAACTTGTTACGCAGACCTTTGCGAACGCAAACCGTGTTTTCAATTTGGAGGACACGCAGAAGTGA
- a CDS encoding BlaI/MecI/CopY family transcriptional regulator — protein MAKRTRNDEGLPPLSDAQLEIMQIVWKQGETTVSEVWTELAGRRNIARNTVLTTMDRLAKRGWLTTKKVGNTHLYTAPVGEQQTMRNVVRKLVDTAFAGSAEKLVMALLDDRGVTEQEANRIRKMISENRKNSRGKNQ, from the coding sequence ATGGCGAAACGAACACGAAACGACGAAGGATTGCCACCTTTGAGTGACGCTCAGCTTGAGATCATGCAGATCGTGTGGAAGCAAGGTGAGACCACCGTTAGCGAAGTTTGGACTGAATTGGCCGGTCGGCGAAATATTGCTCGCAATACAGTTTTGACAACGATGGATCGACTAGCGAAGCGAGGGTGGCTAACGACGAAAAAGGTGGGCAATACGCATCTCTATACAGCGCCGGTCGGCGAGCAGCAGACGATGCGGAATGTCGTTCGAAAACTCGTCGATACAGCCTTCGCCGGATCGGCGGAGAAGCTGGTGATGGCTTTGCTTGACGATCGAGGCGTCACTGAACAGGAAGCGAATCGAATCCGGAAAATGATTTCTGAAAACAGGAAAAACTCCCGAGGGAAAAACCAATGA
- a CDS encoding 2-oxo acid dehydrogenase subunit E2, with protein sequence MPVISVRIPQLGEGLQEALLVDLLKQPGDEIRRDEPIYTMETDKATTDVESPYDGKLVEWLVESGTVLSIGTEIAKMEVAEGVKEMPAGHGPADEKPAAANVSPASSGSSSQSTSAAVRSGAIRIPPKTRRFLKENNLLESAQLIPAAGDKLLVSDVEAWLENAPAAPAVSSEHFDVVPLPKSQIVLNYRLKRGVADCIPVTVGNEMSWKNVLEARAAVKAAGGKATGFAMACFAVVAALKNHDRFRSTLSADERSLQTFNDVNLGVAVALPGDEMVTAVVKAADKMSQQEFFDALSGQIELARDGNDQADSSTTLTVSNIGKAGMRFGIPAIVAPAVATLAFGEIYQAPVPEGDSFRFEPMIQGTLCFDHRLANGVGAANFMNDIKSGIEQFSLDT encoded by the coding sequence GTGCCAGTAATTTCGGTCCGAATCCCACAACTTGGTGAAGGCTTGCAGGAAGCTCTGCTGGTCGATCTGCTCAAACAGCCTGGCGACGAGATCCGTCGTGACGAACCGATTTACACGATGGAAACCGACAAAGCCACGACGGACGTCGAATCGCCCTACGATGGGAAACTGGTTGAATGGCTGGTCGAATCGGGAACCGTTTTGTCGATCGGAACCGAAATTGCAAAAATGGAAGTCGCCGAGGGCGTCAAGGAAATGCCGGCCGGTCACGGGCCCGCGGACGAAAAACCGGCTGCTGCCAATGTGAGCCCGGCGTCGTCCGGATCCTCAAGCCAATCGACGAGCGCTGCCGTTCGATCTGGCGCGATCCGAATCCCGCCAAAGACGCGACGGTTCCTGAAAGAAAACAATCTGCTCGAATCGGCTCAGCTGATCCCGGCGGCTGGAGACAAGCTGCTGGTTTCTGATGTCGAAGCGTGGCTGGAGAACGCTCCAGCTGCGCCCGCGGTTTCCTCGGAGCATTTCGATGTCGTGCCACTCCCGAAATCGCAAATCGTGCTCAATTACCGGCTTAAACGCGGAGTCGCAGACTGCATTCCGGTTACTGTCGGCAATGAAATGTCATGGAAGAACGTGCTGGAAGCTCGTGCGGCGGTGAAGGCCGCTGGCGGCAAGGCGACCGGGTTTGCGATGGCCTGTTTTGCTGTCGTGGCTGCTTTGAAGAATCACGATCGCTTTCGCAGCACACTTTCGGCGGACGAACGTTCACTGCAAACCTTCAATGACGTCAATTTGGGTGTCGCGGTGGCGCTTCCGGGCGACGAAATGGTGACCGCTGTGGTTAAAGCCGCGGACAAGATGTCTCAGCAGGAATTCTTTGATGCACTGTCCGGCCAAATCGAGCTGGCTCGTGATGGGAACGATCAAGCAGATTCGTCAACGACATTGACCGTTTCAAACATTGGAAAGGCTGGTATGCGATTCGGGATTCCAGCCATCGTTGCCCCCGCCGTAGCCACTTTGGCGTTCGGAGAGATCTATCAGGCGCCGGTCCCCGAAGGTGACTCTTTTCGGTTTGAGCCCATGATTCAGGGGACTTTGTGCTTCGATCATCGACTTGCCAACGGCGTTGGCGCTGCGAATTTCATGAACGATATCAAATCAGGTATCGAGCAGTTCTCGCTTGATACGTAG
- a CDS encoding M56 family metallopeptidase, whose translation MNLLILFACASAVSVIGMLISEVFFRSRLGWFSFSIKATLATTIALPLALSLTNQLSPNGLLQLAILPTPNRANATNIEALNNVSELGPVRILASEFDEQQSSDISPPVVVNPSVAKNGTASLATPQTESNDQATVTPQDYSYDSIPWSQIVSSCWLAGIIFLMARIFAGCWATGKLVKTASGSEPPSWSPIIDEVSEAMQIRSRLTVRTSKKISSPFVVGAIRPRILVPTRMAWSLDKNEIRCVLFHEGAHVKQNDCLWSYVTRIAQALWWPIPMVHWLARRFYQSCEKISDLNVIHRVNPVEYAETLLALATTDLARQPKIYGLTMYPRGSSLESRTQWLFDNATTKVNAPGIEVRRACASALILVFGMCMVVRFVEPQPAALTAAGSTAIAMNTALQEKDSEDRAEVAVDEEAAAAFIGGLILAPDKTPIRGATVYLLKSDGSSSLPKYPAQTNSDEQGRYRFENVSPGNYGVWAESGKFTSLKSKWKSLRLSVSDESKGSDNVDLNLHVGCSYRVKVQSALSGLPVEDARITFGWTDIEREYRTDADGIVLIEGLSPSDWYFMVKANGLATQFRKTSPQKLGHVEELQFDLGPEASLQVSLRDDNGDPVVGAKFWIDPADSGMSPNYESPTTDSNGEFVVKGIPVGQKVRLTTMIDGYDTGSYRATATEAGRLKKVALKCRKTPYGGDVLFKVVDEHGIPIENASIKNRGSGSNLVRQVATDENGEALMQNLYRSIDECSVDVTASGMIGKKFYIVPGTKQKPKNQTIKLVAGGTLTGMIRYPDGKPVPNVTVYYNGGHLGSRFSGPVGATGPIGGRTHSDAEGIFEIAGLPESSTLTVYTPKGYQPINRLPVSVVRGEKNEVQIDLKMEAVIRIRAVDDTTGNAIPNFNVKIDFCRDKKEDDPRSTGGISSTLRREGVTVHGTTKEYVLDHQISGAPYAVIVSAEGYETRKLSRVVAVTRDVSKLLDVKMKPTK comes from the coding sequence ATGAATCTTCTGATCCTTTTCGCTTGTGCATCGGCCGTTTCCGTCATTGGGATGCTGATCAGCGAGGTTTTCTTTCGCAGCCGGCTTGGATGGTTTTCATTTTCTATCAAGGCAACATTGGCCACTACGATTGCTCTACCACTCGCACTATCGCTGACGAACCAGCTTTCCCCCAATGGTCTTCTTCAACTGGCAATCTTGCCGACACCGAACAGAGCCAACGCCACCAACATTGAAGCACTCAACAACGTTTCAGAGTTAGGCCCTGTTCGCATACTTGCGAGTGAATTCGACGAACAGCAATCCAGCGACATTTCGCCGCCGGTAGTGGTGAACCCATCCGTCGCGAAGAATGGAACTGCCAGCCTAGCCACGCCCCAAACGGAGTCAAACGATCAGGCGACTGTTACTCCGCAAGACTATTCCTACGATTCCATTCCTTGGTCGCAAATCGTTTCATCCTGCTGGCTTGCTGGGATCATTTTCCTGATGGCAAGAATTTTTGCTGGTTGTTGGGCAACAGGTAAACTCGTTAAAACTGCATCAGGCAGCGAGCCGCCAAGCTGGAGTCCAATCATTGATGAGGTTTCAGAGGCGATGCAGATTCGCAGCCGATTGACGGTTCGGACTTCCAAAAAAATATCATCTCCTTTTGTCGTCGGCGCAATCCGTCCTCGAATCCTTGTTCCGACCAGAATGGCGTGGTCACTCGACAAAAACGAAATCCGTTGTGTCTTGTTTCATGAAGGTGCTCACGTCAAACAGAACGATTGCCTCTGGAGCTATGTGACTCGAATTGCCCAAGCATTATGGTGGCCGATCCCGATGGTGCATTGGTTGGCCAGACGTTTTTATCAGTCTTGCGAAAAGATTAGTGACCTGAATGTAATTCACCGGGTGAATCCCGTTGAATACGCTGAGACATTGTTAGCATTGGCGACAACGGACTTGGCGCGTCAGCCGAAAATCTACGGCCTGACCATGTACCCGCGAGGAAGCTCGTTGGAGTCACGGACGCAGTGGCTTTTTGACAACGCGACAACCAAAGTTAATGCCCCTGGGATAGAAGTGCGGCGTGCATGCGCTTCAGCTTTAATCCTGGTGTTCGGCATGTGTATGGTGGTTCGATTCGTCGAGCCACAGCCCGCAGCGCTAACAGCGGCTGGATCGACAGCGATTGCAATGAACACGGCACTTCAGGAAAAAGATAGCGAAGACAGGGCCGAAGTTGCAGTCGATGAAGAAGCAGCTGCGGCTTTCATTGGCGGTTTAATATTGGCCCCTGACAAAACACCGATCAGAGGCGCCACAGTCTATCTGCTGAAAAGTGATGGCAGCAGTTCGCTGCCCAAGTATCCTGCTCAAACGAATTCCGACGAGCAAGGAAGGTATCGATTTGAAAACGTTTCGCCGGGAAACTATGGCGTTTGGGCAGAGTCCGGAAAATTCACATCGCTCAAGTCAAAATGGAAAAGCCTTCGGCTGAGTGTGTCTGATGAATCCAAGGGCTCTGATAACGTTGATCTAAATCTGCATGTCGGATGCAGTTACCGGGTCAAAGTCCAGTCTGCATTGTCGGGACTTCCAGTCGAAGATGCCCGCATCACATTCGGATGGACCGATATTGAACGCGAATACAGGACGGATGCTGATGGCATCGTTTTGATCGAAGGCTTGTCGCCGAGTGACTGGTACTTCATGGTCAAAGCCAATGGTCTGGCAACCCAGTTCAGAAAGACCTCGCCTCAAAAGTTGGGGCACGTTGAGGAATTGCAGTTCGATCTCGGCCCTGAAGCATCGCTACAGGTGAGTCTACGAGATGACAACGGTGATCCCGTTGTCGGTGCCAAGTTTTGGATTGATCCAGCAGATTCTGGCATGTCACCAAACTACGAGTCACCAACCACTGACTCCAACGGTGAGTTTGTCGTCAAAGGAATTCCTGTTGGGCAAAAGGTTCGTCTGACGACCATGATCGACGGCTACGACACCGGCAGCTACCGTGCAACTGCGACGGAGGCTGGCAGGCTAAAGAAAGTTGCTCTCAAATGCAGAAAGACTCCCTATGGCGGCGATGTTCTCTTTAAAGTCGTCGATGAGCATGGGATCCCAATTGAAAACGCCTCGATCAAAAACAGAGGAAGCGGTTCGAATCTGGTGAGGCAAGTGGCAACTGATGAAAATGGAGAGGCATTGATGCAGAACCTGTATCGCTCGATCGATGAATGCTCAGTCGACGTGACCGCAAGTGGAATGATCGGCAAAAAGTTCTACATCGTTCCTGGCACAAAACAGAAACCAAAAAATCAAACGATCAAGCTTGTAGCTGGCGGAACACTCACGGGAATGATCCGTTACCCGGACGGCAAACCAGTGCCCAACGTCACGGTTTACTACAACGGAGGTCATCTCGGTAGCAGATTTTCCGGCCCAGTTGGGGCAACGGGTCCCATTGGCGGCAGAACTCACTCTGACGCCGAAGGCATTTTTGAAATCGCTGGTCTACCGGAAAGCAGCACGCTAACCGTCTACACTCCCAAAGGCTATCAACCCATCAACCGCCTGCCTGTCAGCGTTGTCAGAGGGGAGAAGAATGAAGTGCAGATCGATTTGAAAATGGAGGCCGTAATCCGAATTCGCGCTGTCGACGATACGACCGGCAATGCAATTCCAAATTTCAATGTAAAAATTGACTTCTGTCGAGACAAAAAGGAAGACGATCCACGGAGTACTGGCGGCATTAGCTCCACCTTGAGGAGGGAAGGAGTCACTGTACACGGTACCACCAAAGAATATGTACTCGATCACCAAATCTCGGGCGCACCATACGCCGTCATTGTATCCGCTGAAGGATATGAAACCCGCAAACTGTCAAGAGTTGTCGCGGTGACGCGTGACGTGTCGAAGTTATTGGATGTGAAAATGAAGCCAACAAAGTAG